In the Xanthobacteraceae bacterium genome, ATATCGGCGAGCGCTTTTCCAATAAGGCGAATGGCTTCACCGGCGGCGTTCAGGGTGGTTTCAATGTCCAGCGCGGCGCGCTGGTCTGGGGTCTGGAAGCCGATCTCGGTTATCTGGGGATGAAGGGAAGCGGGCAATGGTCTTCGTACCCGGATTATATTGGTACGGACTCGTCGTTCGCCGCGACCTTGCGCGGACGTCTCGGCGTCGCTTCGCACAATACGCTTTTCTATTTCACTGGCGGCGCGATTGTCGCCGACCTGAACAACAAGGTCAGCCTCAACAACGCGCAGTGGGAGTCCAATTTCACGGGTGCGCAATGGGGCTGGACTGTTGGCGCGGGCGTGGAATGGGCGCTCAACGCGCATTGGTCGCTGAAGACGGAGTATGTCTATTACAGTCTGGGCGCGGAGAATGTTGCGACCAACAACAGTTGCGTGACCGGGGATTGTTATTTCAAGACCAATAGCACCGGCAGCATTGTTCGCATCGGGCTGAATTACCGCTTCGCCGCTCCCTAATCGGATTTCTTCGCCGCCTGACGAACATCGGAAGGTGTCGCGCCGTAGGCGCGGCGGAAAGTGCGGTTGAAGTAGGAGAGGTCGTTGAAGCCGACTTCGAATGCGATCTCGCTGATGCTTTGTTTCCCAAAAGCGGGATCGCTGAGCAGGCGGTGCGCGCGTTTCAGCCGTTGCGCAAGCAGGAACTCGGAGAAGGTAGTGCCTTCGCTCTCGAACAGCAGTTGCACGTAACGCGACGTAATCCCTTGCTGCTCGGCGACCGATGCCGCGCTCAGTGCGCGGTTGCCGAGGTTCTTTAAAATCGCGGTTTTTATCGCGTACAGGCGGGCGGCCCGAAGCCCGTGCCGCTCGGCAGCCGTTCTCGTGCTGTAGCCGGCTCCGATTGCGTGCGCGGCCAGTTCGTACAGGTGATCCACCACGAATTGTCTTGTTTGCGTGGATGTCGCCTGAAGTCCGTCATGGACAAGCGTGGCGTAATGCTTGAGCAGGGCGAGTGCTTCGCTGCCTGCA is a window encoding:
- a CDS encoding AraC family transcriptional regulator, with translation MTDDIFSLRISTNEFTGRDRLEAFRENFGKAILRVEMEPASHEAFHADMMLHALPAFGMATGSISPVCNHHTPALIDNDDVVIVFLERGNATFEREGHTTDVREGEAVVTENGAVARFCGHTTTHLTNLRFSREKLVPLLGGRFPDAVRQPKLAGSEALALLKHYATLVHDGLQATSTQTRQFVVDHLYELAAHAIGAGYSTRTAAERHGLRAARLYAIKTAILKNLGNRALSAASVAEQQGITSRYVQLLFESEGTTFSEFLLAQRLKRAHRLLSDPAFGKQSISEIAFEVGFNDLSYFNRTFRRAYGATPSDVRQAAKKSD
- a CDS encoding porin family protein, giving the protein MPVTNIMKHSILAAALTMSALCVSPAGAQSAINWNGVYVGGYAGYAWSTNEGTDIGDSAGFPWRNIGERFSNKANGFTGGVQGGFNVQRGALVWGLEADLGYLGMKGSGQWSSYPDYIGTDSSFAATLRGRLGVASHNTLFYFTGGAIVADLNNKVSLNNAQWESNFTGAQWGWTVGAGVEWALNAHWSLKTEYVYYSLGAENVATNNSCVTGDCYFKTNSTGSIVRIGLNYRFAAP